A section of the Candidatus Poribacteria bacterium genome encodes:
- a CDS encoding phytanoyl-CoA dioxygenase family protein has protein sequence MINIEPTLNDHDVMQFIHNGYITLENIIDVDFNRECESVQGGHLNDFVLTDEFRRNVLLHPEVAGVVRSLLGENFLVPTSAHHHLFEAAHRGQTWHSDGITEYGYGITHLQCYYYPKEVKIEDGPTMILPGSHHRLVDREAIAHYGDILGQLSLTVPAGTVAMTRYGIWHKAGPKLNDDKRGMIKFSYFRTTVPKRDWVRDSDEIPPYQHQGRHPYVTEIESYRDRRRGELTWNWLCGLAEIEEEIPPVQMFNSGIPLSEIQLQF, from the coding sequence ATGATTAACATTGAACCAACGCTAAATGATCACGATGTCATGCAGTTTATCCATAACGGCTATATCACATTGGAAAACATTATTGATGTCGACTTCAATCGGGAGTGTGAATCGGTACAGGGTGGACATCTCAACGACTTCGTTCTTACAGATGAATTCCGCCGGAACGTCCTACTACACCCAGAAGTGGCTGGTGTAGTCCGTTCACTGCTGGGCGAGAATTTTCTCGTGCCCACGAGCGCACATCATCATCTTTTTGAAGCCGCACACCGCGGGCAAACGTGGCACTCCGACGGGATCACCGAATACGGATACGGGATCACACATCTCCAATGTTATTACTACCCCAAAGAGGTGAAAATTGAAGATGGACCGACAATGATATTGCCGGGTTCCCATCATCGACTCGTGGATAGAGAGGCGATCGCTCACTACGGCGATATTCTCGGACAACTCTCACTCACCGTTCCAGCAGGCACCGTCGCGATGACCCGTTATGGCATTTGGCATAAAGCGGGTCCAAAACTCAATGACGATAAACGGGGGATGATTAAATTTTCCTACTTCCGTACCACGGTGCCCAAACGGGATTGGGTACGGGATTCCGATGAAATTCCACCTTACCAACACCAAGGAAGGCACCCATACGTAACGGAAATAGAATCCTATCGCGACCGGCGCAGGGGTGAATTGACATGGAACTGGCTATGCGGATTGGCAGAAATAGAGGAGGAAATTCCACCGGTACAGATGTTTAACAGTGGCATTCCCTTATCAGAAATCCAACTTCAGTTCTGA
- a CDS encoding tetratricopeptide repeat protein yields the protein MKGRGLLTMLLMCIVCLGCGSEKTSVKVSEEAKDYNSRGLAKAKSGEYMEAIEMYNAAIRLAPNYAAAYNNRGVAKKRLGGYQGAIADYDAAIRLDPSLGTPYNNRGIVKKNLGEYKEAIADYDTAIRLKPNYVNAHYNRGAAKAKLNQHEAAITDYDTAIRLNPKYTKAYFSRGVSKADLGEYEAAIADYNTTIQMNSGAATAYYNRGNIKSKLGQHKAAITDYDTAIELARKNDGAVAYFNRAIAKADIGEYEAATVDYDTAIRLDPHDAGAYFGRGLAKSALNKTSEAKQDFQTALKFATQANNAELKDDIEDFLGQGDSNSKGAQVDIELKDDVEDFLRQFTVKSETM from the coding sequence ATGAAAGGTAGAGGATTGTTGACCATGCTTCTAATGTGCATCGTTTGCTTGGGTTGTGGATCTGAGAAAACTTCGGTGAAGGTTTCGGAGGAAGCTAAGGACTACAACAGTCGTGGGTTGGCAAAGGCAAAAAGCGGTGAATACATGGAGGCAATTGAGATGTATAATGCAGCCATCCGATTGGCTCCTAATTACGCAGCTGCCTACAACAATCGGGGAGTCGCAAAGAAAAGGCTCGGTGGATACCAAGGTGCAATCGCCGACTATGACGCTGCGATACGTTTGGATCCGAGCTTGGGGACACCTTACAACAACCGTGGGATTGTAAAGAAAAACCTTGGAGAATATAAGGAAGCGATCGCCGACTATGATACCGCTATTCGCCTGAAACCGAATTACGTAAACGCCCATTACAATCGCGGGGCTGCGAAGGCAAAACTCAATCAACACGAAGCGGCAATCACGGACTATGATACCGCCATTCGACTCAATCCTAAGTATACCAAAGCCTACTTCAGTCGGGGCGTATCTAAAGCAGATCTTGGTGAATACGAAGCAGCGATTGCGGATTACAATACCACTATTCAGATGAACTCGGGTGCTGCAACTGCCTACTACAACCGAGGAAACATCAAGAGTAAACTGGGTCAACATAAAGCGGCGATCACAGATTATGACACTGCCATTGAACTTGCCCGTAAGAATGATGGTGCTGTTGCATACTTCAATCGTGCGATAGCAAAAGCAGATATCGGTGAATACGAAGCAGCAACTGTTGACTATGATACCGCCATTCGGCTGGACCCGCATGATGCAGGTGCGTACTTCGGTCGCGGATTGGCGAAGAGTGCTCTTAACAAGACTTCAGAAGCGAAACAGGATTTCCAAACCGCCTTGAAATTCGCAACACAGGCGAACAATGCAGAACTAAAAGATGATATTGAAGATTTTTTAGGTCAAGGTGACTCAAATTCCAAAGGGGCACAAGTAGATATAGAACTGAAAGATGATGTTGAGGACTTTCTACGCCAATTTACAGTAAAATCGGAAACTATGTGA